The proteins below come from a single Chryseobacterium nepalense genomic window:
- a CDS encoding DUF6702 family protein produces the protein MKNLFFFFSVLILFFSFTELKHPYHVGSVEINYNQKSKTFEMTGRFFLDDLENGLNNKYGKSLHFNDPKFKPQLNEALKNYSAEYFKLKANNKLLNVKFIGYEEDQESVNIYLESEKIENPRKVEAAVSFLYNLFDDQINIVHIIVNGNRKSEKVTYPNRYLFQQF, from the coding sequence ATGAAAAATCTCTTTTTTTTCTTTTCCGTTCTCATTCTATTTTTCTCTTTCACGGAGTTGAAACATCCTTATCATGTTGGTTCTGTAGAAATTAATTACAATCAGAAATCAAAAACATTTGAAATGACCGGCCGTTTTTTTCTGGATGATCTGGAGAATGGATTAAATAACAAATATGGAAAATCACTGCATTTCAATGATCCGAAATTTAAACCACAGCTTAATGAAGCATTGAAAAATTATTCTGCAGAATATTTTAAGCTAAAAGCAAATAATAAATTACTGAACGTAAAGTTTATTGGTTACGAAGAAGACCAAGAATCCGTAAATATTTACCTCGAATCTGAGAAAATAGAAAATCCTAGGAAGGTAGAAGCAGCAGTGAGTTTTTTATATAATTTATTTGATGATCAGATCAATATTGTACACATTATCGTCAACGGAAACAGGAAAAGCGAGAAAGTGACCTATCCGAATCGCTACTTATTTCAACAGTTTTAA
- a CDS encoding YceI family protein, giving the protein MKKVFLTFVFALLSMVGFAQTGWQVDPMHSSVNFNIKHMGISFVQGRFDKFDGKAVTKGNTLDNAELSFNVNVSSINTGVEMRDNHLKSADFFDAEKFPAMTFVTSSVVKEKNNSYVVKGKLTIKDVTKEISVPVTFGGVTKNQQGKEVMGFQAAFKVNRLDYNIKYDPTGAGVAKDVDVNLYFEMVKQ; this is encoded by the coding sequence ATGAAAAAGGTATTTTTAACTTTTGTATTTGCGCTTTTAAGCATGGTAGGCTTTGCACAGACAGGGTGGCAGGTAGATCCGATGCATTCTTCTGTTAATTTTAATATTAAGCATATGGGAATCAGCTTTGTGCAGGGGAGGTTTGATAAGTTTGACGGTAAGGCAGTTACTAAAGGAAATACCCTTGATAATGCGGAACTGAGCTTCAATGTAAATGTAAGCTCAATCAACACCGGCGTGGAGATGAGAGATAACCACCTTAAAAGTGCCGATTTCTTTGATGCAGAAAAATTTCCTGCCATGACTTTTGTAACAAGTTCAGTTGTTAAAGAAAAAAACAATTCTTATGTGGTTAAAGGAAAATTAACGATAAAAGATGTTACCAAAGAAATAAGCGTTCCTGTTACTTTCGGTGGGGTTACCAAAAACCAGCAGGGTAAAGAAGTGATGGGCTTTCAGGCAGCATTTAAAGTAAACCGTCTGGATTACAACATTAAATATGATCCTACGGGAGCCGGTGTTGCAAAAGACGTTGACGTGAACTTATATTTTGAAATGGTGAAGCAATAA
- a CDS encoding transposase yields MKKNIYPLEAECFYHIFNRGINSQKIFFNDRNYHYFIKLMESKLSSVVNIYAYCLLQNHFHILVKIKSEKEIRLIFPHKNTIEVSKIISQQFSNMFNSYTQAINKHYGRTGKLFELPFRRKLIGSHEQLTNTILYIHNNPVKHGINMNAENYRYSSLFSIKNGINDPLVSLDAIKALLESSKGC; encoded by the coding sequence ATGAAAAAAAATATTTACCCTTTAGAGGCAGAATGCTTCTATCATATTTTCAACAGAGGAATTAATAGTCAAAAGATATTTTTTAATGATAGAAATTATCATTATTTTATCAAACTAATGGAATCCAAACTATCTTCAGTTGTCAATATCTATGCATATTGCTTGCTACAAAATCATTTTCACATTCTTGTTAAGATTAAATCAGAAAAGGAAATCCGATTAATATTCCCTCACAAAAATACAATTGAAGTTTCCAAGATCATAAGTCAGCAATTTTCCAATATGTTTAACAGCTATACCCAGGCTATCAATAAGCATTACGGAAGAACAGGAAAATTATTTGAACTGCCATTCAGGAGAAAGCTCATTGGCTCTCATGAGCAGTTGACCAATACCATCCTTTACATCCATAACAATCCGGTAAAACACGGAATAAACATGAATGCAGAAAATTATCGCTATTCGTCGTTATTTAGTATTAAAAATGGAATTAATGATCCATTGGTATCTTTGGACGCAATTAAAGCTTTGCTGGAAAGTTCAAAAGGCTGTTAG
- a CDS encoding M1 family metallopeptidase yields MKLKVVILSLSVFAYTGFTAQNIQNNPGSNHGNKFEQLGTILPTPNIYRTASGAPGHGYWQNKADYNITAYLDEDKRNLKGSETITYYNNSPDDLDYIWLQLDENQQSSVKKADFPYSSTLPKASNDQQLRPTELPVSDNGYGVNLEKVTDASGNPLKYTVNKTMMRIDLPKVLKKGEKLVFKIDWNYNIPNRIKMGGRGGYENFPEDGNDLYTMTQWYPRMCVYSDFHGWQNHQFTGRGEFALVFGNFKVSMNVPADHVVGGTGECKNYDQVLTSEQLARYNKSKTSTEPVEIVTLDEAKKAEKNHSKQRKTWTFEANDVRDFAWTSSRKFVWDGMGVLIPENNNKVMAMSFYPKEAYNLYRKYSTKAVAHTIKTYSEFTIPYPYPVAQSVEAANGMEYPMICFNYGRTEKDGTYSEGIKNGMLGVVIHEVGHNFFPMIINSDERQWSWMDEGLNTFVEYLTEERWDNKFPSKRGPAWTIVDYMKLPKDQLEPIMSNSENIIQFGPNAYSKPATGLNILRETIMGRELFDKAFKTYAKRWAFRHPEPADFFRTMEDASGEDLDWFWRGWFYGTDPVDIVIDKVTIATPDLETPARQAKETKYKVDKPAVNDFEDISKIRNREDKNITFYVEKDKDAQDFYYRYDRGQEKVDNNKEYTFKIEGTEPLTQKEKDKFKNLTAYQIDFVNKGGLVMPIILEFTFEDGTKLTDKSSAQIWRLNEQKVSRTYYFDKKLKSIQLDPMRETADIDTSNNFWSSDGGNAQVSKFELFKQKEGGNTRGASNGKVNPMQASGKKQ; encoded by the coding sequence ATGAAACTAAAAGTTGTCATACTTTCCCTTTCTGTATTTGCATATACGGGTTTCACCGCACAAAATATTCAGAATAATCCCGGAAGCAATCACGGAAATAAATTCGAACAGCTTGGGACTATTCTTCCCACTCCTAATATTTACAGAACCGCTTCCGGAGCGCCCGGTCACGGATACTGGCAAAACAAAGCCGATTATAACATTACCGCCTATCTTGACGAAGATAAAAGAAATCTGAAAGGTTCCGAGACCATCACCTACTATAATAATTCTCCGGATGACCTCGATTACATCTGGCTGCAGCTGGATGAAAACCAGCAGTCAAGCGTAAAAAAGGCAGACTTTCCATACTCTTCTACCCTTCCGAAGGCTTCAAACGATCAGCAATTACGTCCTACCGAACTTCCTGTTTCGGATAACGGATACGGCGTGAATCTTGAAAAAGTGACGGATGCTTCAGGAAACCCCTTAAAGTACACGGTAAACAAAACCATGATGCGTATTGATTTACCTAAAGTATTAAAAAAAGGAGAAAAGCTTGTTTTCAAAATAGACTGGAATTACAACATCCCGAACAGAATAAAAATGGGTGGCCGTGGTGGTTACGAAAATTTCCCGGAAGATGGAAACGATCTTTATACCATGACCCAATGGTATCCCAGAATGTGCGTATACAGCGATTTCCACGGTTGGCAGAATCACCAGTTTACGGGAAGAGGAGAATTCGCCCTCGTTTTCGGGAATTTTAAAGTTTCCATGAATGTTCCTGCAGATCATGTCGTAGGCGGAACGGGAGAATGTAAAAACTATGATCAGGTCTTAACTTCAGAACAGTTAGCAAGATATAACAAGTCCAAAACTTCAACAGAACCTGTTGAAATCGTAACGCTGGATGAAGCGAAAAAAGCAGAGAAAAACCATTCAAAACAGAGAAAAACGTGGACGTTTGAAGCCAATGACGTAAGAGATTTTGCATGGACTTCTTCAAGAAAATTCGTTTGGGATGGAATGGGCGTCCTTATTCCCGAGAATAACAACAAGGTAATGGCGATGAGCTTTTATCCCAAAGAGGCATATAATTTATACAGAAAATACTCAACCAAAGCGGTAGCGCATACCATCAAAACATATTCGGAGTTTACCATTCCTTATCCGTATCCTGTAGCGCAATCTGTGGAAGCAGCCAACGGGATGGAATATCCTATGATCTGCTTCAACTATGGAAGAACAGAAAAAGACGGAACGTATTCTGAGGGAATTAAAAACGGCATGCTGGGCGTAGTGATTCACGAAGTAGGACACAACTTCTTCCCGATGATCATTAACTCGGATGAAAGACAATGGAGCTGGATGGATGAAGGACTGAATACTTTTGTGGAATATCTTACCGAAGAAAGATGGGACAATAAATTCCCGTCAAAAAGAGGACCGGCATGGACTATTGTGGATTACATGAAACTTCCTAAAGATCAGCTGGAACCCATCATGTCAAATTCTGAAAACATCATTCAGTTTGGTCCGAATGCCTATTCGAAACCGGCAACAGGATTGAACATCCTTCGTGAAACCATCATGGGAAGAGAGCTTTTTGATAAAGCTTTTAAAACCTATGCTAAAAGATGGGCTTTCAGACATCCTGAACCTGCAGATTTCTTCAGAACAATGGAAGATGCAAGCGGTGAAGACCTGGATTGGTTCTGGAGAGGATGGTTCTACGGAACAGATCCTGTAGATATTGTCATCGATAAGGTAACCATTGCAACTCCGGATCTTGAAACGCCTGCCAGACAAGCCAAAGAGACAAAATATAAAGTTGATAAGCCTGCTGTAAATGATTTTGAAGATATTTCAAAAATCAGAAACAGAGAAGATAAAAATATTACGTTCTATGTGGAGAAAGACAAGGATGCTCAGGATTTCTATTACCGTTACGACAGAGGCCAGGAAAAAGTTGACAACAATAAAGAATACACCTTTAAAATAGAAGGGACCGAACCTTTAACGCAAAAGGAAAAAGATAAGTTTAAAAATCTTACCGCATACCAGATTGACTTTGTAAATAAAGGAGGCCTCGTAATGCCGATTATTCTTGAATTTACTTTCGAAGACGGTACAAAACTTACCGATAAATCTTCAGCACAGATCTGGAGACTGAATGAACAGAAAGTTTCCAGAACGTATTATTTCGACAAAAAATTAAAATCAATTCAGCTTGACCCGATGAGAGAAACAGCCGATATTGATACATCCAATAATTTCTGGAGCAGCGATGGCGGAAATGCCCAGGTTTCCAAATTTGAATTATTCAAACAAAAAGAAGGCGGAAATACCAGAGGAGCTTCCAACGGAAAAGTAAATCCGATGCAGGCTTCAGGAAAAAAGCAGTGA
- a CDS encoding ACP phosphodiesterase, producing the protein MELMIHWYLWTQLKLCWKVQKAVRALSSNSLPCTQLFQRKISYLHAMNYLAHSFLTFTDGQIVGQFLEDFIRNKDRFSFPKDIQDGITLHRAIDTFTDAHPAIHEAKKVFAPLVRLYAGAFVDVAMDYFVANDLSLNSLEGWKNHSQKVYRVLNENYDFLPENFKSMLVKMEEGDWLYNYRFEKNIGYSMRNVLNKAKYLDTDIAVHDAFLRNKNFLQECYDDFFPDLMEHAKGINALLQLEN; encoded by the coding sequence ATGGAATTAATGATCCATTGGTATCTTTGGACGCAATTAAAGCTTTGCTGGAAAGTTCAAAAGGCTGTTAGAGCTTTAAGCTCTAACAGCCTTCCCTGCACCCAGCTTTTTCAGCGGAAAATTTCTTATCTTCACGCTATGAATTACCTGGCCCATTCTTTCCTTACTTTCACCGACGGACAGATTGTCGGGCAGTTTCTGGAAGATTTTATCCGCAATAAAGACCGTTTTTCTTTCCCGAAAGATATTCAGGATGGTATTACTTTGCACCGCGCAATTGATACTTTTACAGATGCACATCCCGCCATTCATGAGGCAAAAAAAGTTTTTGCACCTTTGGTAAGATTATACGCCGGAGCCTTTGTAGATGTGGCAATGGATTATTTTGTAGCGAATGATTTAAGCCTTAATTCTTTGGAAGGCTGGAAAAATCATTCCCAAAAGGTTTATCGCGTATTAAATGAAAATTATGACTTCCTTCCGGAAAATTTCAAAAGCATGCTTGTAAAAATGGAAGAAGGCGACTGGCTGTATAATTACCGTTTTGAAAAAAATATCGGTTACAGCATGAGAAATGTTCTGAACAAAGCAAAATATTTAGACACAGATATTGCTGTTCATGATGCTTTTTTAAGGAATAAAAATTTCCTTCAGGAATGTTACGATGATTTTTTTCCCGATCTTATGGAACATGCAAAAGGTATTAACGCTCTTTTACAGCTGGAAAATTAA
- a CDS encoding HupE/UreJ family protein → MQDFLFYLNLGWEHIISLDALDHQLFVLALIAVYSFNDLKKILILVTAFTIGHSITLALSTFDIIRINSAWVEFLIPLTIVLTSLNNIFIRNKKKSQNNANYYLALVFGLIHGMGFANTARVMIAKSQSIAVPLLGFNIGLELGQIAIVFGILMILFILLKVFKVNQKDWVLFVSSGVFALSLKMTLERIPF, encoded by the coding sequence ATGCAGGATTTTTTATTCTATTTGAATCTCGGTTGGGAACACATTATTTCTTTGGACGCTCTCGATCATCAGCTTTTTGTATTGGCATTGATCGCGGTATATTCGTTTAATGATCTGAAGAAAATTTTAATTCTTGTTACGGCATTCACTATCGGTCACTCAATAACGTTAGCATTAAGTACTTTTGATATTATAAGAATTAATTCTGCTTGGGTAGAATTTCTCATTCCGCTTACCATTGTTTTAACTTCTCTGAATAATATTTTCATCCGAAATAAAAAGAAATCTCAAAATAACGCCAATTATTATTTAGCATTAGTTTTCGGCCTTATCCACGGGATGGGATTTGCCAATACGGCGCGGGTCATGATTGCCAAAAGCCAGAGTATTGCTGTTCCGCTGTTGGGTTTTAATATCGGGCTGGAGCTGGGGCAAATTGCAATTGTCTTCGGAATTTTAATGATTCTGTTCATTTTGTTAAAAGTTTTTAAAGTCAATCAGAAAGATTGGGTTCTTTTCGTGTCTTCAGGAGTCTTTGCCTTATCCTTAAAAATGACTTTAGAAAGAATTCCATTTTAA
- a CDS encoding CTP synthase yields the protein MSKKNTKYIFVTGGVTSSLGKGIVSASLGLLLKSRGFNVTIQKLDPYINIDPGTLNPYEHGECYVTEDGAETDLDLGHYERYLDAPTSQNNNVTTGKIYQTVIEKERKGDFLGKTVQVIPHITNEIKRRIKILSKQNYDIIITEIGGTVGDIESLPYIETVRQLKWELGENNSMVIHLTLLPYLASSGELKTKPSQHSVRQLMESGIMADVLVCRTEHKIPKDQRAKLAQFCNVPLDNVIECKDLETIYEVPMYLQKQNFDDVVLKELDLKSDKEADLKDWKSFLKKFQNPKKSVEIALVGKYVSLQDSYISIAEAFKHAGADLETEVKIRWVYSGDLTAENIKETLAGVSGILIAPGFGDRGIEGKVLTAQYARENKVPMLGICLGMQIMTVEFARNVLGYTKANSMEFDTSTEHPVISLMEEQKNVVDKGGTMRLGAWKCTLKNGSKLNDIYGAKNITERHRHRYEFNSDYIGEFEKNGFLATGTNPETGLVEALEMPGHPFYVGVQYHPEYKSTVATPHPLFRAFIKACTSK from the coding sequence ATGAGTAAAAAGAATACAAAGTACATCTTTGTGACAGGAGGTGTAACTTCATCTTTGGGAAAGGGAATCGTTTCTGCTTCTCTGGGACTTCTGCTAAAATCACGTGGCTTCAACGTAACCATTCAAAAGCTTGATCCTTATATCAATATCGACCCGGGAACATTGAATCCTTATGAACATGGAGAATGTTATGTAACCGAAGATGGTGCGGAGACGGATCTGGATTTAGGTCATTACGAGCGTTATCTTGATGCTCCTACTTCTCAAAACAACAATGTTACTACCGGCAAAATTTATCAGACGGTCATTGAAAAGGAAAGAAAAGGAGATTTTCTTGGAAAAACAGTTCAGGTTATCCCTCATATCACCAACGAAATTAAGCGAAGAATTAAAATTTTATCCAAACAGAACTACGATATTATCATTACAGAAATCGGAGGAACTGTGGGAGATATAGAATCTTTACCTTATATTGAAACGGTTCGTCAGCTAAAATGGGAGCTTGGTGAGAATAATTCGATGGTAATTCATTTAACATTGTTACCATATCTTGCTTCCAGCGGAGAATTAAAAACAAAACCTTCGCAGCATTCTGTTCGTCAGTTAATGGAAAGCGGAATTATGGCAGATGTTCTGGTTTGCCGTACCGAACATAAAATCCCGAAAGATCAGAGAGCAAAACTGGCTCAGTTCTGTAATGTCCCTTTGGATAATGTAATTGAGTGTAAAGATCTGGAAACAATCTATGAAGTTCCGATGTATCTTCAGAAACAGAATTTTGACGATGTAGTTCTCAAAGAACTAGATCTTAAAAGTGATAAAGAAGCGGACCTGAAAGATTGGAAATCATTCTTAAAAAAATTCCAGAACCCTAAAAAATCAGTGGAAATTGCTTTGGTTGGAAAATATGTATCTCTTCAGGATTCCTATATTTCCATTGCGGAAGCTTTTAAACACGCAGGGGCAGATCTTGAAACGGAAGTTAAAATAAGATGGGTATACAGTGGAGATTTAACGGCCGAAAATATTAAAGAAACGCTAGCCGGTGTTTCCGGGATTCTTATTGCGCCGGGCTTCGGTGACAGGGGGATCGAAGGAAAGGTTCTTACCGCTCAGTATGCACGGGAAAATAAAGTTCCGATGCTGGGGATATGTCTGGGAATGCAGATTATGACCGTTGAATTTGCCAGAAATGTTTTAGGTTATACAAAAGCCAACTCCATGGAGTTCGATACTTCCACGGAACATCCTGTGATTTCATTAATGGAGGAACAGAAAAATGTAGTAGATAAAGGTGGAACTATGCGTCTAGGGGCATGGAAATGTACTTTGAAAAACGGTTCTAAGTTAAATGACATCTACGGAGCTAAAAACATCACAGAAAGACATCGTCACAGATACGAGTTCAACAGTGACTATATCGGTGAATTTGAAAAGAACGGCTTCCTGGCAACGGGTACAAATCCTGAAACGGGATTGGTTGAGGCGCTTGAAATGCCGGGCCATCCTTTTTATGTAGGCGTACAGTATCATCCGGAATATAAGAGTACGGTTGCAACACCGCACCCATTATTCAGGGCTTTCATTAAAGCTTGTACATCGAAATAA
- the radA gene encoding DNA repair protein RadA has translation MAKLKTAYFCQNCGTQYSQWMGQCKNCGQWNTLVEEVVEKTSSKTPPFSKSKQHVINIIEVETSEEPRIKTPSEELNRVLGGGIVLGSVTLIGGEPGIGKSTLLLQLALKMKKKIFYVSGEESASQIKMRADRLTDIQNPNCFLFTETSLEKILHEAKKLDPDFVIIDSIQTLQSQLIESSPGTVSQIRECSNEIIKYAKENNVPVFLVGHITKDGQIAGPKVLEHMVDVVLNFDGDRNHLFRLLRANKNRFGSTSEIGIYEMVSQGLKEIKNPSEILITKKFEELSGNSVAVTLEGNRPMLLEIQALVSTAVYGTPQRSSTGFDAKRLNMLLAVLEKRAGFQLGAKDVFLNITGGIKTDDPALDLAVVASILSSNEDIAISEHYCFAGEIGLSGEIRPIAQAEQRITEAEKLGYEKIFISNLNKLPKRKFGIKIEEVSKIEDFHERLF, from the coding sequence ATGGCAAAACTTAAAACAGCATATTTCTGTCAGAACTGCGGAACACAATATTCCCAATGGATGGGGCAATGCAAAAACTGCGGGCAATGGAATACCCTGGTGGAAGAAGTAGTAGAAAAAACCTCATCAAAAACACCTCCGTTTTCAAAATCAAAACAGCACGTGATCAACATCATTGAGGTTGAAACCAGCGAAGAACCTAGAATAAAAACCCCTTCCGAAGAACTCAACCGCGTTTTGGGTGGCGGAATTGTTTTAGGATCCGTAACCCTTATTGGCGGAGAGCCCGGAATCGGCAAATCTACCCTGCTTCTTCAGCTGGCTTTAAAAATGAAGAAAAAAATCTTCTATGTTTCCGGGGAAGAAAGTGCTTCGCAGATCAAGATGAGAGCCGACAGATTAACGGATATTCAGAATCCCAATTGTTTTTTGTTCACAGAAACCAGTCTTGAAAAAATTCTTCATGAAGCCAAAAAACTGGACCCTGATTTCGTTATTATCGATTCCATTCAGACGCTGCAGTCTCAATTAATTGAAAGCTCGCCCGGAACGGTTTCTCAAATCCGGGAATGTTCAAACGAAATTATTAAATATGCTAAAGAAAACAATGTTCCTGTATTTTTAGTGGGTCATATTACCAAAGACGGGCAGATTGCCGGGCCAAAGGTGCTGGAACACATGGTTGATGTCGTTTTAAATTTTGACGGCGACAGAAATCATCTCTTCCGATTATTAAGAGCCAACAAAAACCGTTTTGGATCCACTTCGGAAATCGGAATTTATGAAATGGTTTCCCAGGGATTAAAAGAAATTAAAAATCCTTCTGAAATCCTGATTACCAAAAAATTTGAAGAACTTTCCGGAAACTCTGTAGCCGTGACTTTGGAAGGAAACCGCCCGATGCTGCTGGAAATTCAGGCATTGGTAAGTACGGCCGTTTATGGAACCCCACAAAGAAGTTCCACAGGTTTTGATGCAAAAAGACTAAATATGCTTCTTGCTGTTCTGGAAAAAAGAGCAGGTTTCCAGCTGGGTGCAAAAGATGTTTTCTTAAATATCACAGGAGGAATAAAAACAGATGATCCGGCACTGGATCTAGCCGTTGTCGCCTCTATTCTTTCCTCCAATGAAGATATTGCGATTTCCGAACATTATTGTTTTGCAGGAGAAATTGGCTTAAGCGGGGAAATTCGTCCGATTGCACAGGCGGAACAGCGGATTACAGAAGCTGAAAAATTAGGCTATGAGAAAATTTTTATTTCCAATCTCAATAAACTTCCAAAAAGAAAATTCGGAATCAAGATCGAAGAAGTAAGCAAAATTGAAGATTTCCATGAACGCCTTTTCTAA
- the yidC gene encoding membrane protein insertase YidC: MQQNNGLDKSQIISFAVLCLVLFGFMFYFQNKQSKEEQIKAEQQKTEQVKNAVKPSQANNINPNVTPNAIQTANLSNKELKVEFNSLGGQVSKVELAEYKAYDHKTDKADLPLYLITKNNSNYGFQFKDKTGKVINTKDLVFSPTVNGNAVTMTANYNGAVIQFIYTLLPKYTLDFKVRTQGLAKITSDNKADFIWDYNVRNLEKGRAQEQSHSEFSYAFNNYKNYDYDGRTTMEEDKETLNWIGVKQQFFASVIESKTGFTQSKGNQETIEEGEYLKKLNYEGFVQMTGSELNQDFTWYFMPLDLPLLKSYDKNFDEILPLGWSFIGAMNRYFFIPMYNIIADWGITAGWVIFLMTIIVKLILSPIMYKQHKLSAMMRVIRPEIDEVNAKLKDADPMKKQQATMEVYRKAGVNQMAGCLPALVQIPIFYALFRFFPNFIDLRGQGFWFAKDLTAYDDLIKLPFKVPFLGDHLSIFAIACTIVILIYTIMTSGNMQQPQQEGMPNMKVLMYIFPVTFLFFLNTSASGLSWYYFVSNAINILIILVIKYVILDEKKIHAQIQANKEKPKTEGKFQKRMREMMEKAQEQQKYQEQQKNKKK, from the coding sequence ATGCAACAGAACAACGGACTCGATAAAAGTCAGATTATCAGTTTTGCGGTTTTATGTTTGGTGCTTTTCGGATTTATGTTTTATTTTCAGAATAAACAATCCAAGGAAGAACAGATAAAGGCTGAACAACAAAAAACCGAGCAGGTAAAAAATGCCGTAAAACCATCTCAGGCAAACAATATCAATCCTAATGTAACTCCGAATGCTATTCAGACAGCCAATCTTTCCAACAAAGAACTGAAGGTAGAATTCAACAGTCTTGGAGGACAGGTTTCGAAAGTGGAGCTTGCAGAGTATAAAGCATACGATCATAAAACAGATAAGGCAGATCTTCCGCTTTATTTAATCACAAAAAATAATTCGAATTACGGTTTTCAGTTTAAAGATAAAACAGGAAAAGTAATCAATACAAAAGATCTTGTATTTTCTCCTACAGTTAATGGAAATGCGGTAACGATGACGGCAAATTATAATGGTGCTGTTATTCAGTTTATTTATACTTTACTTCCGAAATATACGCTTGATTTTAAAGTAAGAACACAGGGGCTTGCAAAAATTACTTCGGATAACAAAGCTGATTTTATCTGGGATTACAATGTAAGAAACCTTGAAAAGGGTAGAGCTCAGGAACAGTCTCACTCGGAATTCTCCTACGCCTTTAATAATTATAAAAATTATGATTATGACGGAAGGACGACGATGGAAGAAGATAAGGAAACCCTGAACTGGATCGGGGTAAAACAGCAGTTCTTTGCTTCTGTAATTGAATCTAAAACAGGATTTACCCAAAGTAAGGGAAACCAGGAAACGATTGAAGAAGGAGAATATCTGAAAAAACTGAATTATGAAGGTTTTGTACAGATGACGGGAAGTGAGCTGAACCAGGATTTCACATGGTATTTTATGCCGCTGGATTTACCTTTATTGAAATCTTACGATAAAAATTTTGACGAAATTCTTCCTCTAGGCTGGTCTTTCATTGGTGCAATGAACCGTTATTTCTTCATTCCGATGTACAATATCATTGCCGACTGGGGAATTACAGCAGGTTGGGTAATCTTCCTGATGACGATTATTGTTAAACTGATCTTGTCTCCAATCATGTACAAACAGCACAAGCTGAGTGCCATGATGAGAGTAATTCGTCCTGAAATCGATGAGGTGAATGCAAAACTGAAAGATGCCGACCCAATGAAAAAACAGCAGGCCACAATGGAAGTTTACCGTAAAGCCGGAGTTAACCAGATGGCGGGATGTTTGCCGGCCTTGGTGCAGATTCCTATTTTCTACGCGTTATTCCGTTTCTTCCCGAATTTTATTGATTTGAGAGGACAGGGGTTCTGGTTCGCAAAAGATTTAACGGCTTATGATGATTTGATTAAATTGCCGTTTAAAGTTCCTTTCCTGGGAGATCACCTGAGTATTTTTGCGATTGCATGTACCATTGTGATTTTAATTTATACCATTATGACTTCAGGAAATATGCAGCAGCCTCAACAGGAAGGAATGCCGAATATGAAAGTATTAATGTATATTTTCCCGGTTACATTCTTATTCTTCCTGAACACTTCTGCATCCGGTCTTTCATGGTATTATTTTGTATCAAATGCCATTAATATCTTAATTATCCTTGTGATTAAATATGTCATCCTGGATGAGAAAAAAATTCATGCGCAGATTCAGGCTAATAAAGAAAAGCCAAAAACTGAAGGAAAGTTTCAGAAACGAATGAGAGAAATGATGGAAAAGGCTCAGGAGCAACAAAAATATCAGGAGCAGCAAAAAAATAAAAAGAAATAA